A stretch of DNA from Gimesia chilikensis:
GTACGCAATAATCATTGCGTGTGTGAATTGTGCGTCGATTCCCACTGGCGATTCAGGGAGACTTATATGTTTGATGATGTCGGCGTAATCATCCTTGGTTTTCGATATTGGGTCTGTTTTCATTCTGTAACTCCTTTGTTGATTTAGGCACGACTCATTTTTTATTTAATCTTATCGGCGATCATTGCCTCAACTTGTTTTTCTGTCTTACGCAGGACTGCCCATTTGCCTTTTGTATTGTTCAGAAGCGACATACCACTCCCACTTAACCAGATTTCCTCGATGATAGCTGGTCGAAACGGAATACCAATGTATTCCACCAGATTGTCGCTCGTAGGATCAATCACGGCATCCTTACCTTCAGTGACACACCACGCATGATGAATAAGTAAAGGGGTGTCTGCAAGAACAGCAAAACCTTCGACATAGATTAGACCTCTGTGCATCGACAGCATCGCCGCATTGAAGAAACACTGTTTCTTCTCGCCAAGTTCTATACCCTTCGGAAGTGGTTGTCTTCGGTATGATCTCCCGTACTTCAGCGCAATTTCTTCGGGGCATGAGAACGGATTATCGCTCGTGGGTTGCCTAATTTTCTGAACTTGGACCCTTTGTTCCAGCAAATGTCGTAATTCACTTTTATCGACCGAGCCGTTTTTTGTTTTCTTCTTCATCAGTGGTGTTTCCTATTTGGCAGCCCTCGCCGCATCACTTTCGTTGTTTTTTCTGCATCGAACTCTTCTGGATCGAAGTCGCCAGCCCACTCCACGAAATCATCATGTTGCTCGTGCTTCGGATCAGCTAGGGCTTCGAGGAACTCAAGATAACCCCAGATACCGCCAACGTCTTCTGGTGGGCAGTTCATCTCACCTTCGACGCATAGTGGATACCTACCGCCTTTCTCCGCACGGAGACATCCTTCGAATAGAACCTCATGTCCCCAGCCGTCACCAAAGTCGTACTTATACAGGAAGTCGAATCGCTTGCCATCCTTCGGAATGATATCACTGATCTTGGTGATGGTGGAATCCACACACTCAAAATCCTCGAACCCATCGTCCAGTAGTTCGGGATTTCCATAGCGTTCCCCATTGATCTCGAACTGATGAAGATGAGAGTTGGTCCAGCCCATCGCTGTCTGGATTCGTTCATGGAACTTGTCCAACGTGGAGTCCTTGATCTGAATTCGTCGCCAGATTTGCGGCTGAGATTCGAGTAGTGTGATCTTGAATTGGTACAGTCGCTCTGGAGCCGGAATTGAGACTATGCCATCGGAGTTGTCGAGGGCTTTGGTGACGGCATCCACAATATGCCGCAGAGAGTTTCGCTTCATGCCGTTATCGGCGTGGGAGCGTGCGACCTCGGCATTCTGTCGGATCGATTCAAGTTCTTTTGTTGTGAAAGAGATCGTGCGAGAATTATTTTCGCTGAGCTTCAAACGGTCGGCGAATTTGGGCAGGAGGTCGGCTACGACTTTGCGTTGGGCTTGGGTGAGGGAAATCATCGTTTCGCCCTTTTTCGTCCATCGTTTTTCTTTATCCATTTCTCAACTGCCTCGTCGTGCGTCACTCCCATCAAACAGATTGACGTTTTTGTCCACAATGCCCCAACGTCGTTACGCCTTCGTTTCATCGATTTCAAGAATGCTGGTTTAGCATTCGTCGCCAAGTGTCTCTGTTTCGTCCACGCCCTCGTCGGACGTTCCGCCATGCCATTCAATTGACTGGAGTTTTTGTGTCACTGAGTCGTTGAAAAATTGAAAGTCTGGGGCTGAATCGAGGAACAATCTAAGGCACTGACCATCTTTGACCGGCTTTACCACTTCGGGATCGCTTAGGCCCTTCTTCCAGAAGTCCATGTCACCTTCAAATCGACCTTGCTGCCAGACGTAAGCGTTCTTCGTCCGTGCAGCCATAAACCATCGGCGTTTACCACCGAGTCGATATCTCAGGATGCGTTTTCGAAGATATGATTCTCGATCTGCCGTCAATTCTTGCTCGAAGTACGACGTGACGGCTGGATTGCTGACACCGGCCAAAGCTGCTTTACAATCAGGCCATTTGACCTTGCTGGTACTGCCATGCTTTCGGCCTCGTGACACTGATTCTTTCGCCAACTCAGGAGCAGGATAGACATTGGAGCAGACGAGATACTCTGAATCGGTTACTGAATCCTTTGCAACGGCGATCCGACAGCAGGTGATGTCCACGCCGTATTGCTCACTGAGCCATTCTGCGGCGATTAACAGTGCATAGTCATAACCCTCGGCAATGAGAATGATCCGCTGCTGTCGATTGATGTCGTCACGATCAACTTCCAGAAAATCCGTCAACGCATCCTGTTGTACGTCGTCCAGCAATTTGAGGAAATCATCAGGCTCCCATTGGGAGATCATTCCGGCATAGGAAATTGCCTGAAGCATGTGAAGTTTGTGATTGCCACGTTTCAGTTCAACAACGACACAACCACCCTCTTTATCGACAGCAAGTAGATCGATGCGATCCTGCACGTTCTGCGATGGTTCTATCTCTTTTCCGATCAGGAATAGTTCCAGTCCGAGTTCCTTAAAGAAGGCATCTGGACTATTCGAGATGAACTCTTGTAAGTCGTACCGCTCCGTGATCGACACATCTGCCAGCGTGGGTGTGTCGAGCAATGAGAAGCTTTGGTTTTTTCTGTCGATCTTGAGCATAGTTTGTCTTCTCTAAGTTATGTCATCCCTAACGCCTTCATTGCCGCAGTCATTGGGTCAGAAAAGAACACTGGGTCCACTCTTTCCACGATGTCGCCTGACACTTCGAGGAAGTTGCGTTTGTTCTCCAGCGGAACCAATGCTCGGCGTGCCCCGTTATCCATTGCGACTTGCAGTGGTTCAGCCAGCGTGCGGAGCGATTTGATATTTCCCTGAATACTCAAGTCGCCGAGGATCACCAAACCGGCCAGAACCGATTGTCGCTTAATCGCCGAATAGACGGCGACCACTAAGGCGATACCAGCTTCACAGGGAACGTGGTTGCTGAGTAGGTCGATGGCCTCGACGTGAAAGTCGGTCGTATCGAACTGCTGACCAATTCCCATTTTTACCTTCTGGCCTTGAAGGTAAGCGAAGGCTCGCTGGAGCGATTCCTTCATGGCACCTTCCACACCGCCAGCGATTTTGAGTTTGCCTGTTCCCGGTGATGTGCCCACCTCCAGCCGGTAAAGCCCCACTTTACCTTGGTCATCGACGGAGGCGGTATAGAGAGAGCCGGGAGCCAGTGGGTCCGCCGCAATCATGTCTCGACCGCCTTGTTCGGGAACACCAACAAACCGTTCCTCACGAGACTCGCTGTCAATGAAAGAGAAAGAAGTCTGATGGTACTCGAATGACCCCATTTTCTTGAGTTGTTCCTTTACCCGGCGACGGCCTTCCAATGACAGTTCTAGAAGTTCTCCCAACTCATCCTTCGTCACTTCGCCGTGTGGATAGATCAGCTTGACCAGCCCTGACACCGATTTCCGAACGGCTTTCACATCACGAGCATTCAGATGAGAACCAAGTGCGAAATGCCGGTCGATTATTTCTGTGAAATTGTGCCTTCGAAGTTCTCTCAATGCCTCCGCCAAATAATCCACGACGAAGCCATAGTGGTCGGTAAAGAACTCAACTCGCATCTTTGGGATTTCCCAACCGGGGATGTAGAAGTGGATGCGGTCGAGAAAAGCCATGTCTTCTCGAATCACGTCAGGCATAGGCATGAATAGATGAGACGACCGAACCATAACCTCCACAGGTTGGTTGGTGTTGCCGAACATCGAAATCGATGCCATGCCGGAAAGCGAATCTTTGCCACGGGCAAACGTACCCGATTCGCAGTAGGTCTTGAGTGTAGTCACGACTTCCTTCGGCATCTTTTGAAGGTCAGCTACTTCATCGAACGCTACAGCATCCCACATTCCTACCAATCCCATCTTGCCGCTGGCCATGTTATAGAACAGGTTGGCCACCGTTGTCGGGCCTGTGAGGAGAATCGTGTATGGTGAAAGCTCCTGATAACCGTAGCTCTTGCCGGTTCCACGGGGGCCAAGTTCGACAAGGTTATAGTTTTGTTCACAAAGGCCCAACAGACGTACTAGAAAAAGCAGCTTCACTCGTCGTTCAAAAAACGACGGCTCCATACCGATGGTACGGAGCAACAGGTCGATCCATTCATCCGTGGTGAACTGGCTGCGGCACTCCCGGTATTCTTCGAGGTCAAAGGTGGCAAGTTGAATCGGTTTGATACTGTCGATCCAGAATGGACTACGTTTGCCTTTCTGCTCTTCATCGTACTGGTGACGCAAATCAATTTGTGCCCAAATACCTCCCATCAGTAGTCGGTCGTAATCCCGCATGAAATGTTCAGGGATGTGAACGAACTTATGGCCAAAGTTCTTGAGTTCAGCCCAGTATTTGTCGTCATCGGAGACGTAACGGACTTGCACCTTATCGATCAGAGTATGCTTTCCTTTGTCTTTCACAATCGATTGGGCTTTGTTGGACTCATCGGGGCGGACAAAGTTCGAGGATAATGTGTTATTGACCACCTTCAGCCCGGCGTCGATGGCAACGGGATCATCGGTTGCGCAATACTTGCCCAGCAGGTATTCAAGGACGAAAACCGGGACGTTGGCCCCCACTTTCACCTTACGGACTAAATCTTTGCGAACGACTTTGCCCGCAAACACGGATGCCGCTTTTCGGTCTAATTCTGGCATGACTTATCCTCACATCGAAATGGCGACATCTACAGTCAGGGGAGCCGCCAGTTCTACACCCGTGGTGGCGTCTAGCAGGTAGACTCCCACTGTCTTCTGAGAAATTTCTTCCGACAACATCACGGTGACGGTATTTGGTTCAATTCGTTTGTTGTCCTCTTCAGAAATCTTTAAATTCACTTCCCCGGTCGCATCCTCGAATCCATATGAGGCACTCACCGGCAGCGACACACACTTCTTGCTGGCCCTCAATTCGATCCGTATTTTTGGTGGTTCAAATCCGAACAGGCTCGACTCGCTTTGACTTCCGGCAATCTGCACCGAGAAAAACCTTGTGGTCAGTTTAGCCGTACCGGGAGTTAACGTCCATTGGATGCCGGTAGTTTGGACTGATGGCTTTGCCGTCGAATGCAACACAACCATCGGCACAATCAATTCTTGTGGGGATAAACCGCCGTGAAAATAAGCTCGTCCGCCTCCCTTGGATTTGAAGACAGCGAAGGTCCACGGGGTTGCTATGTCAAACTCGCTCTCAATACCCAGCGAGGTCAGTGATGTCCGTAGATAAGATGGTTCCGAAGTTCCGCCGGACCCTACCCACACCCGGCGATGCAGGTCTTCTGCTTTACCACCGGGGGCTTCGATCTTCATGTCCTCCCCGATCTCATCGGCAAACAGGTGCCCATGATCCGCTACTAGCACGATGGTCTTAATACCTTGGTCAGCCAGAATTCGAACTCCCCGTCGCAAATGGCTCAGTACACCGTCGATTTGCAGCCGGGCCTGTGACATGTTGTCTGCCTCGCCTAGTTCATCAATTTCTTGTGAGGTGATCAGAATCAAGTCGGCATTCTGAATGCCGTCCCTGACTTTCTTGGCGGGCTTAGGTAGAAGGTCGTCCAGCTTGGTATCGAAGACCTTTACTCCCGCATGTTCTTTCAGAAATGCCACTCGGTCCTTTCGATTCTTGATGACCTTACCGTCGATCTCCAGTGCGAGCTTCCCTCCCCCTACGCTGACCACCTTGGCCGACTCGTGAGCCTTGGGGAGTAGAGCCGCCATGCCGATCTCAGTGATTGTGGGCATGGTGCCAATGGCTGGCTGAACCTCCAGCTTGAAATCGTCGGAGAGCAACCGGCATAGCCCACGAGCCATCTCAAACCGCAAAGCGTCCACCCAGACGTAAGCAACTTTGCCTTCGCCCAGAAGTGGCTTCACCTGCTTCTCGAAGATATCCCGCTGCCTCAGCAATCCTTTGATGGGATGCTTGGCCTTCGAGAACTGCGTGATGAAGTGTTTGGCTAACTCGGAACCGACTTCGGTGTATCGCTGCTCTGCTTTGGTGATGAGCTTTTCCAGCCCGTGATGATCGTTGCTTGCGGCAAACTCAAAGTTGTACTTGCGGCTCTCCATGTGCCGGTGGTGCGTGTCGAGCAAGCACCATGGCTCATCATCGTCGGCATACGCTCTGACGAGGGCCGGAACTGTCGTGGGAGCATTCTTCAGTGCCTTGCCCACACGGTCGGCTTCGACCAAGACCTCGGCGGAGGAAGAGATCAGCGCCCATCGAGCCTGAATTGCCGGAACCACATCGGCCCAGAATCTTGAGAGGCGATACTCGGCCAACTCCAGCAGGTCCGAAGTCGCCGACTTGAGCAATTCGCTTTCCACATGTATAAGCAAAGCCCGTTCAATGCACGGGAAGGTTTCGTTCTCTGTGAGTGGTTCCACGGGAAATTCAAGCTGATCGAGGCCAAGTTCTTGTTCGACCTTGTTGGCCACGGTGACGTAGCTGTCTCGCACTTCCCGGTCGTTTCGCCATGTGCGAGCCAATCGGATGCAGGCATCAATGCCGCCATTGCTATTGGCCACTGGAACCGACGAGAGTGACACTGGTACTTGCTTATTGAGGACGGTCAATAAATCGGTCAGCAGTACATGCCGACTCAATTGTAATCGCCAGTTCGAGAGGGCATCCGCAGCGGGGAGTTCAATGTCGAAGCTGATTTGCAACAGATGACGAAGTTCCTTCTGGGCGTCCTTTTTGCCGACCTCTTCATCGTGCTGGTCGCTGTGTAAGAAGGCCAAGGCAACTTCCTGTGGATTGGCCGAGTCGAAGATGAGTTTTAACACGCCGGTTGAAATATCAATTCCCTGTTCGGCCAACGAATTCAGATCGGCCAATGACAACTTGCCCGACTCCACTTGTCGTTCGATTTCACCAACTTGATCCTCGCCCAAAATCGGCTTGAGAGCATTACGAGCTAAGACGGAAAGGCGAGTGTTGCAGGCAGGTGGTTGTTGCCGGGGTTGCATGACTATCCCCGCACAATCGAGTTCAATCAGAGCGCTATAGGTCTTCTCACGCTCGACAGGGACGTACACGACCAACCGGGGCGGTTGTCCGTCGTTGAGCAGATGGTCGATCTCTTTGCGCAACTGAAGAAAGCTGCCTTCGTAATGGGCGACGGTGGTGTTTGGCAGGGTGAGTTCCGCTACCGCTGCGTCATAGGCTTTCTCCGGGTCGTACCAGACGACCAGCCCCTTGTCATCAACCTGTTTGGCGATGAGTTGTACGAGATGTTCAGTGACAACAGCCATTTCTTTGACAATACTCCTTAGTTACTTCGAAGAGACATCAGGGCCACAATTAGGGCCTGCCTGCCGCCTCTGATCCAAATTTTCGTCTTGATCCGGCAAGTGCCAACTCGAAGAGATGCAGCACCAGAGAGCTGAAAAGACACTCTCAGCGGACTTGATTTCGTCATCGATATCACTTGATTTCACAGGCGTCTCCAGAATGATCGGAGTTGCCTCGCTTAGCCAATGAGCCACTCGCTGGAAGGCCCGAATGCTCTCAAAATTCAATCTTTCATGTCGGCTTTGCGAGTTGACATAACTCATGTGAACCTGTCGCAGTCGATCATGAAACAGTTCAAGAAACGTCTCCGCTTCCTGCATCGTGGGATCGACCTGCCGTGCGTGACCGATATCAAAACAAAATGTTGCATCGGGAAGCTTCTCGAAAACCGTCCGTAACTGAGCAGCTGTCCGTCCAATCTCCTTGCGCTTGTCCATGTTCTCGATGCAGACCGCTGGCCCAAGCGACCGCCAAAGCGAGAAGTCCTCGATTACATCAGGATGAACGATGATCGCCCAACCTCGGTCAGCAACCTTTCGAAGCTTCTCGACAAATTCGGATTCAGAGAAGCGAGTTCGTTTGCTTGGTGCGTGGAACGAGACGTATTCGAACGGCAGTAGGTCATTCTCCAATCGATCCAGTGACTCCAATAATGGATCGAGTTCATCTTCCCGCAGTGCCGATAGTT
This window harbors:
- the brxL gene encoding protease Lon-related BREX system protein BrxL, giving the protein MPELDRKAASVFAGKVVRKDLVRKVKVGANVPVFVLEYLLGKYCATDDPVAIDAGLKVVNNTLSSNFVRPDESNKAQSIVKDKGKHTLIDKVQVRYVSDDDKYWAELKNFGHKFVHIPEHFMRDYDRLLMGGIWAQIDLRHQYDEEQKGKRSPFWIDSIKPIQLATFDLEEYRECRSQFTTDEWIDLLLRTIGMEPSFFERRVKLLFLVRLLGLCEQNYNLVELGPRGTGKSYGYQELSPYTILLTGPTTVANLFYNMASGKMGLVGMWDAVAFDEVADLQKMPKEVVTTLKTYCESGTFARGKDSLSGMASISMFGNTNQPVEVMVRSSHLFMPMPDVIREDMAFLDRIHFYIPGWEIPKMRVEFFTDHYGFVVDYLAEALRELRRHNFTEIIDRHFALGSHLNARDVKAVRKSVSGLVKLIYPHGEVTKDELGELLELSLEGRRRVKEQLKKMGSFEYHQTSFSFIDSESREERFVGVPEQGGRDMIAADPLAPGSLYTASVDDQGKVGLYRLEVGTSPGTGKLKIAGGVEGAMKESLQRAFAYLQGQKVKMGIGQQFDTTDFHVEAIDLLSNHVPCEAGIALVVAVYSAIKRQSVLAGLVILGDLSIQGNIKSLRTLAEPLQVAMDNGARRALVPLENKRNFLEVSGDIVERVDPVFFSDPMTAAMKALGMT
- a CDS encoding plasmid pRiA4b ORF-3 family protein, with the protein product MDKEKRWTKKGETMISLTQAQRKVVADLLPKFADRLKLSENNSRTISFTTKELESIRQNAEVARSHADNGMKRNSLRHIVDAVTKALDNSDGIVSIPAPERLYQFKITLLESQPQIWRRIQIKDSTLDKFHERIQTAMGWTNSHLHQFEINGERYGNPELLDDGFEDFECVDSTITKISDIIPKDGKRFDFLYKYDFGDGWGHEVLFEGCLRAEKGGRYPLCVEGEMNCPPEDVGGIWGYLEFLEALADPKHEQHDDFVEWAGDFDPEEFDAEKTTKVMRRGLPNRKHH
- a CDS encoding PglZ domain-containing protein — protein: MAVVTEHLVQLIAKQVDDKGLVVWYDPEKAYDAAVAELTLPNTTVAHYEGSFLQLRKEIDHLLNDGQPPRLVVYVPVEREKTYSALIELDCAGIVMQPRQQPPACNTRLSVLARNALKPILGEDQVGEIERQVESGKLSLADLNSLAEQGIDISTGVLKLIFDSANPQEVALAFLHSDQHDEEVGKKDAQKELRHLLQISFDIELPAADALSNWRLQLSRHVLLTDLLTVLNKQVPVSLSSVPVANSNGGIDACIRLARTWRNDREVRDSYVTVANKVEQELGLDQLEFPVEPLTENETFPCIERALLIHVESELLKSATSDLLELAEYRLSRFWADVVPAIQARWALISSSAEVLVEADRVGKALKNAPTTVPALVRAYADDDEPWCLLDTHHRHMESRKYNFEFAASNDHHGLEKLITKAEQRYTEVGSELAKHFITQFSKAKHPIKGLLRQRDIFEKQVKPLLGEGKVAYVWVDALRFEMARGLCRLLSDDFKLEVQPAIGTMPTITEIGMAALLPKAHESAKVVSVGGGKLALEIDGKVIKNRKDRVAFLKEHAGVKVFDTKLDDLLPKPAKKVRDGIQNADLILITSQEIDELGEADNMSQARLQIDGVLSHLRRGVRILADQGIKTIVLVADHGHLFADEIGEDMKIEAPGGKAEDLHRRVWVGSGGTSEPSYLRTSLTSLGIESEFDIATPWTFAVFKSKGGGRAYFHGGLSPQELIVPMVVLHSTAKPSVQTTGIQWTLTPGTAKLTTRFFSVQIAGSQSESSLFGFEPPKIRIELRASKKCVSLPVSASYGFEDATGEVNLKISEEDNKRIEPNTVTVMLSEEISQKTVGVYLLDATTGVELAAPLTVDVAISM